Proteins encoded in a region of the Flavobacterium sp. MDT1-60 genome:
- a CDS encoding OmpH family outer membrane protein: MKKNTQTILIIINVILILIVSSCLIKNFISTGSQTVYVDNEKLFDNFNMTKELKRSGEKEFNSKKTITDSLYKKINSSEITLSEKKVLMQKFIQSKEELEQFNQNFAIEETTKIWSRIHSYTAEFSKENKYQLVIGSQNKQSVLFADENIDVTNELIIYINKKYEGLK, translated from the coding sequence GTGAAAAAAAATACCCAAACAATTTTAATTATAATTAACGTCATATTAATACTAATAGTATCATCCTGCCTAATTAAAAATTTTATAAGTACAGGTTCACAAACTGTTTATGTTGACAATGAAAAACTCTTTGATAATTTCAACATGACTAAAGAATTAAAACGCTCAGGAGAGAAAGAATTTAATTCTAAAAAAACGATAACAGATTCTTTATATAAAAAAATCAATTCTTCAGAAATTACACTCTCGGAGAAAAAAGTATTGATGCAAAAGTTTATCCAGTCAAAAGAAGAATTGGAACAATTTAATCAAAATTTTGCAATAGAAGAAACTACTAAAATTTGGTCCCGAATTCACAGTTATACAGCTGAATTTTCTAAAGAAAACAAATATCAATTAGTTATTGGTTCTCAAAACAAACAATCGGTTTTATTTGCAGATGAAAATATCGATGTTACAAACGAATTGATTATTTACATAAACAAAAAGTATGAAGGACTTAAGTAG
- a CDS encoding Two component regulator three Y domain protein: MKSLASFFIAFIFSLNIYADTVSDKEKDALIKFYHATNGANWKIKWDLSLSVSTWHGVQTEKGKVTGLYLEDNNLEGELPAEFFDLINLVTIDFHKNNLHGKLPAEIGKLKQLEVLSLFSNEIEGDLPGSIYKIQTLKILLLNNNKLSGTLSAEIINFHVLQNLSLFDNNFEGEIPKGLEKLHSLSEMNLSYNKFKGSVSKNLALLDPLNMTMLDEDGNPFLLEINTEKETTIVTQN, encoded by the coding sequence ATGAAAAGCTTAGCCTCATTTTTTATAGCTTTTATTTTTTCATTGAATATTTATGCAGATACTGTTTCAGATAAAGAAAAAGATGCCTTAATTAAATTTTACCATGCTACTAATGGTGCAAATTGGAAAATTAAATGGGATTTATCTCTTTCTGTCTCAACCTGGCACGGTGTTCAAACTGAAAAAGGAAAAGTAACCGGACTTTATTTAGAAGATAATAATTTGGAAGGGGAATTACCTGCTGAATTTTTTGATTTGATAAATTTAGTAACTATTGATTTTCATAAAAATAATCTGCATGGTAAATTGCCGGCAGAGATTGGAAAATTAAAGCAACTCGAAGTGCTTTCTTTATTTAGTAACGAAATTGAGGGCGATTTACCTGGTTCGATTTATAAGATTCAGACTTTAAAAATATTGCTTTTAAATAATAACAAGCTCTCAGGGACTTTAAGTGCTGAAATAATAAATTTTCACGTCTTACAAAACTTGAGCTTATTTGATAATAATTTTGAAGGTGAAATACCAAAAGGACTTGAAAAATTACATAGTTTATCTGAAATGAATCTTTCTTATAATAAATTTAAAGGGTCTGTTTCTAAAAACCTGGCTTTATTAGATCCGCTTAATATGACTATGCTAGATGAAGACGGAAATCCATTTTTATTAGAAATTAATACTGAAAAAGAAACTACAATTGTTACCCAAAATTAA
- a CDS encoding DUF1761 domain-containing protein has protein sequence MEINFIALLLAGIVTLVTGFIWYNPKVFGTIWMKENNLTQEELQTGNMLKIFGFTYIFSLMITVVLMGLTIHQSGAVGMVGGPPMLESAKPSFAAFMADYGTAYRTFKHGALHGFMSGLFFAFPVIGINGLFERKSWKYIFVHAGYWMLTLTLMGGIICAFA, from the coding sequence ATGGAAATTAACTTTATTGCATTATTACTTGCTGGAATTGTCACACTTGTTACTGGTTTTATTTGGTACAATCCAAAAGTGTTCGGAACGATTTGGATGAAAGAAAATAATCTGACTCAGGAAGAACTTCAAACAGGAAATATGCTTAAAATCTTCGGATTTACGTATATCTTTTCTTTGATGATCACAGTAGTTTTGATGGGACTAACCATCCATCAATCAGGAGCAGTTGGCATGGTTGGCGGACCACCAATGCTAGAAAGTGCGAAACCTTCATTTGCTGCTTTTATGGCGGATTACGGAACGGCGTATCGTACTTTTAAACACGGAGCCCTTCATGGTTTCATGTCGGGATTATTTTTTGCATTTCCGGTAATTGGTATTAATGGTTTATTCGAAAGAAAATCATGGAAATATATCTTTGTTCATGCAGGATATTGGATGTTAACCCTTACTTTGATGGGAGGAATTATCTGCGCATTTGCATAA
- a CDS encoding GNAT family N-acetyltransferase yields MTTTYSFEIYNSASSLPLAWNSLTSDNIFLTREYLTVLENSCPVNMICHFIGIFEETKLVGIAITQFLFAEKLESFGDRDQCLKTSVRNFAFKNFASHVLFVGNNMLTGQNAFAFDENIQQSKAIKTLHKAINQLKKELKTKGKKVHITSIKDFTETEIKPLQAEFKNNYTFSTQPNMIFEINENWKTEQDYIDALSKKYRDQYKRARKKADGIIKQKMSLTDILKYEDIIYDLYFHVAKNAPFNTFFLARNHFSFFKEIMKDDFLLYGYFLNGKLVGFNTLIKNGAIMDTYFLGYDESIQREKMLYLNMLYDMIAYSINQGFREIVFARTALEIKSSVGAKPLKMYGLITHSNTLINHNIARFFNYLEPKTEWQERNPFK; encoded by the coding sequence TTGACTACAACTTATTCTTTCGAAATATACAATAGCGCATCCTCGCTACCCTTAGCGTGGAATTCACTGACTTCTGACAACATTTTTTTGACTAGAGAATACCTCACAGTTCTTGAAAATTCCTGTCCGGTAAATATGATTTGTCATTTTATTGGAATTTTTGAAGAAACAAAACTTGTTGGAATCGCTATAACTCAATTTTTGTTTGCAGAAAAACTGGAATCTTTTGGAGACCGCGATCAGTGTTTAAAAACTTCAGTTCGTAATTTTGCTTTTAAAAACTTCGCTTCACATGTTTTATTCGTTGGTAACAATATGCTGACAGGTCAGAATGCTTTTGCTTTTGATGAAAACATCCAACAATCAAAAGCAATCAAAACACTTCATAAGGCGATTAATCAGCTTAAAAAAGAGCTGAAGACTAAAGGAAAAAAAGTTCATATTACCAGCATAAAGGATTTTACGGAAACAGAAATTAAACCGCTTCAGGCTGAATTTAAAAACAATTATACGTTTTCGACACAGCCCAACATGATTTTTGAAATCAATGAAAATTGGAAAACCGAACAGGATTATATCGATGCCTTATCTAAGAAATACCGTGATCAATACAAACGTGCCCGCAAAAAAGCTGATGGAATTATAAAACAGAAAATGTCCTTAACTGATATTTTAAAATATGAAGATATCATTTATGATCTGTATTTTCATGTTGCAAAAAACGCCCCTTTTAATACTTTCTTTTTAGCCAGAAATCATTTCAGCTTTTTTAAAGAAATTATGAAAGATGATTTTTTACTATATGGTTATTTTTTAAATGGAAAACTAGTTGGCTTCAATACTTTAATAAAAAATGGAGCTATAATGGATACGTATTTCCTGGGTTATGACGAAAGTATTCAACGTGAAAAAATGTTATATTTAAACATGCTTTACGACATGATTGCTTACTCAATAAATCAAGGTTTTAGAGAAATTGTTTTTGCCAGAACTGCACTCGAAATCAAAAGTTCTGTTGGTGCAAAACCTCTAAAAATGTATGGCTTAATTACACACAGCAATACTTTAATTAATCATAATATTGCTCGCTTTTTTAATTATCTGGAACCTAAAACAGAATGGCAGGAACGTAATCCGTTTAAATAA
- a CDS encoding diacylglycerol kinase family protein → MKKNIIFVVNPISGDLDKSDLVNAVTEFAITNHFDLEVYETSGKNDIKEIQSLYRQYNPERIIVAGGDGTIKMVAEAMEHHDVIIGILPAGSANGLSVDLNLPPTIEENLKIAFLNHYIEMDMICINGKKSIHLSDIGINADLVKNYEESNLRGFWGYALQAYSTIKDLDEPFIATISANNQTVVHTARIIVIANSQRYGTGVTINPNGVMNDGRFELVILKSLDIFLLGKIITGNMPIDSDDIVIISTDKATIKTDYPVNFQIDGEYCGEQTDLEIHILHKQMKIAIP, encoded by the coding sequence GTGAAAAAGAATATCATATTTGTTGTAAACCCTATTTCTGGCGATTTGGATAAATCAGATTTAGTTAACGCTGTTACGGAGTTTGCCATTACAAATCATTTTGATTTAGAGGTTTATGAAACCTCTGGAAAAAATGATATCAAAGAAATACAATCACTATACAGACAATATAATCCAGAACGCATAATTGTTGCAGGAGGTGACGGGACTATAAAGATGGTTGCCGAAGCAATGGAACATCATGATGTAATTATCGGTATCCTTCCGGCAGGTTCTGCAAACGGATTATCAGTTGATTTAAATTTGCCGCCGACGATTGAAGAAAATCTGAAAATTGCTTTTTTGAATCATTATATCGAAATGGATATGATATGTATAAACGGCAAAAAAAGTATTCATTTAAGCGATATCGGAATTAATGCAGATTTGGTAAAAAATTACGAAGAAAGTAATTTGCGGGGATTTTGGGGATATGCCTTGCAGGCATACTCAACAATAAAAGATTTAGACGAACCTTTTATAGCTACTATTTCTGCCAATAATCAAACTGTAGTACATACGGCAAGAATTATTGTAATTGCTAATTCGCAGCGATATGGAACTGGTGTGACTATTAATCCTAATGGTGTTATGAATGATGGGAGATTTGAATTGGTAATTCTTAAAAGTCTTGATATTTTTTTGTTAGGAAAAATTATTACTGGAAACATGCCAATTGATTCAGATGATATTGTTATTATTTCAACAGATAAAGCGACAATCAAAACAGATTATCCGGTGAATTTTCAAATTGATGGAGAATATTGCGGTGAACAAACGGACTTAGAAATTCATATTCTGCACAAGCAGATGAAAATAGCTATCCCTTAA
- a CDS encoding App1 family protein, whose amino-acid sequence MKPILQLYRGYANEQELIVMGHVFKRTYEYDFQKKNFKNATSIINQFRIKTIQNFDVYLKIGDQEIHTKTLDDGYFKFCIPLEKEFNFGWMEYEVSIRYKTEILISKGSFIRPHQGNLGIISDIDDTFLISHTHNFFKKIYILLFKNVNDRKVFKDVVPHYQALSSAGRNNKGEENAFFYISSSEWNLYHFIVKFTKIHQLPRAVILLRDIRRGITDFFMSGRGNHNHKFDKIKHVLEFYPNLKYVLLGDDSQHDPFLYEQICKIFPVTVKAVYIRQTGKFQKKSTKAILKNLENLEVSVCYFKDSSQAIMHSKSIGIIK is encoded by the coding sequence ATGAAACCTATACTACAATTATATCGCGGTTATGCCAATGAACAGGAATTAATTGTAATGGGTCATGTATTTAAGAGAACGTATGAATATGATTTTCAGAAGAAAAATTTTAAAAATGCCACTTCGATTATTAATCAGTTTAGGATAAAAACCATTCAAAATTTTGATGTTTACCTTAAAATTGGAGATCAGGAAATTCACACCAAAACCTTAGACGATGGTTATTTTAAGTTCTGTATTCCACTTGAAAAAGAATTTAATTTTGGATGGATGGAGTACGAAGTGAGCATTCGATACAAAACCGAAATTTTAATTTCTAAAGGAAGTTTTATCAGGCCACACCAGGGAAATCTGGGAATCATATCTGATATTGATGACACATTTCTGATTTCGCACACACATAATTTCTTCAAAAAGATATACATTTTACTTTTTAAAAATGTAAATGATCGAAAGGTTTTTAAAGACGTTGTACCACATTACCAGGCTTTAAGTTCGGCTGGACGAAACAATAAAGGAGAAGAAAATGCTTTTTTTTACATCTCCAGCAGTGAATGGAACTTGTATCATTTTATTGTAAAATTCACCAAAATACATCAATTGCCAAGGGCAGTTATTTTATTGAGAGATATTAGACGTGGAATTACCGATTTTTTCATGAGTGGAAGAGGCAATCACAATCACAAATTCGACAAAATAAAACATGTTTTGGAGTTTTATCCGAATCTAAAATATGTATTATTGGGAGATGATTCACAGCATGATCCATTTTTATATGAACAAATCTGCAAAATATTTCCTGTTACTGTAAAAGCGGTATACATAAGGCAAACAGGTAAGTTTCAAAAAAAATCTACAAAGGCTATTTTAAAAAATTTAGAGAACTTAGAAGTTTCGGTTTGTTATTTTAAGGATAGTAGTCAGGCGATTATGCACTCTAAGTCTATTGGAATTATTAAGTAG
- a CDS encoding ABC-F family ATP-binding cassette domain-containing protein produces MLNIHNLSVSFGGTYLFEEVTFRLGAGDRVGLVGKNGAGKSTMLKMLARDFAPDSGVISQEKDIKMGFLRQDIDFERGRTVLEEAYEAFTEIKIVEKKLEEINHQLVTRTDYESEEYSQIIEDLSDYTHRFDLLGGYNYVGDTEKILLGLGFKREVFNNQTETFSGGWRMRIELAKLLLQSNDVLLLDEPTNHLDIESIIWLESFLRNYPGVVVIVSHDKMFLDNVTNRTIEISLGKAYDFNKPYSQYLELRHEIREKQLATQKNQAKKIEETEKLIEKFRAKASKASMAQSLIKKLDKVERIEVDEDDNSVMNISFPVSKEPGRVVVEAEHVTKAYGDKVILKDIDLLVERGSKIAFVGQNGQGKSTFIKAIVNEFEYQGNIKLGHNVQLGYFAQNQAEYLDGEITLLQTMEDAAMDTNRSKVRDMLGSFLFRGDDVEKKVKVLSGGERNRLALCKLLLQPINVLLMDEPTNHLDIKSKNVLKAALQKFGGTLLLVSHDRDFLQGMSNIVYEFKDQKIKEYLGDINYFLEQRNLENMREVEKKDVAKAAAPKETNKASYEDQKKGKSLQNRLSKVESQIKQLEKDIQHDDKMLASNYDKHIEDASFFTAYNKKKADLDQLLLDWEIIQEEIDNFNA; encoded by the coding sequence ATGCTTAATATACACAATCTTTCAGTTTCTTTTGGTGGAACATATTTATTTGAAGAAGTTACTTTTCGTTTAGGTGCCGGAGACCGCGTTGGTCTTGTTGGTAAAAATGGAGCTGGTAAATCGACAATGCTTAAAATGTTAGCAAGAGATTTTGCTCCTGATTCCGGAGTTATTTCGCAAGAGAAAGATATCAAAATGGGTTTTTTACGTCAGGATATTGATTTTGAACGTGGAAGAACTGTACTAGAAGAAGCTTATGAAGCTTTTACTGAAATTAAGATTGTAGAAAAAAAATTAGAAGAAATCAATCATCAATTGGTTACCAGAACCGATTATGAAAGTGAAGAGTATAGTCAGATTATAGAAGACCTATCTGATTACACGCATCGTTTTGATCTTCTTGGAGGTTATAATTATGTGGGAGATACAGAGAAAATTCTTTTAGGTCTTGGTTTTAAAAGAGAAGTTTTTAATAATCAAACCGAAACATTTTCAGGAGGTTGGAGAATGCGTATCGAATTGGCTAAACTATTATTACAATCAAATGATGTATTGCTTCTGGATGAGCCTACCAACCACTTAGATATTGAAAGTATCATTTGGTTAGAGAGTTTCCTTCGTAATTATCCCGGCGTTGTGGTAATTGTATCGCACGATAAAATGTTTTTGGATAATGTTACCAATCGTACGATTGAAATTTCGTTAGGAAAAGCATACGATTTCAATAAACCTTATTCTCAATATTTAGAATTGCGTCATGAAATTCGCGAAAAGCAATTGGCGACTCAAAAGAATCAGGCCAAAAAGATTGAAGAAACAGAAAAGTTAATCGAGAAATTCCGTGCAAAAGCTTCAAAAGCTTCCATGGCGCAATCGTTGATTAAAAAACTAGATAAGGTAGAACGAATTGAAGTTGATGAAGACGACAATTCGGTTATGAATATATCTTTTCCGGTTTCAAAAGAGCCTGGAAGAGTGGTAGTAGAAGCTGAGCATGTAACAAAGGCTTACGGAGATAAAGTTATTTTAAAAGATATTGATTTATTGGTAGAACGCGGAAGTAAAATTGCTTTTGTGGGTCAAAATGGTCAGGGAAAATCAACTTTTATTAAAGCTATCGTAAATGAATTTGAATATCAGGGGAATATCAAATTAGGTCACAATGTTCAATTGGGTTATTTCGCTCAAAATCAGGCTGAATATTTGGATGGAGAGATCACTTTGCTTCAAACGATGGAAGATGCGGCTATGGACACGAATCGATCTAAAGTTCGTGACATGTTAGGTTCTTTTTTGTTCCGTGGCGATGATGTAGAGAAAAAAGTAAAAGTACTTTCAGGAGGGGAGCGTAATCGTTTGGCACTTTGTAAATTGTTATTACAGCCAATCAACGTTTTGCTGATGGATGAGCCTACGAATCACTTAGATATTAAATCTAAGAATGTATTAAAGGCTGCTCTTCAAAAATTTGGCGGAACCTTATTGTTGGTTTCTCACGACAGGGATTTCCTTCAGGGAATGTCGAATATCGTTTATGAATTTAAAGATCAAAAAATAAAAGAATATTTGGGTGATATCAACTATTTCCTTGAACAGCGTAACCTTGAAAACATGCGTGAAGTAGAGAAAAAAGATGTTGCAAAAGCTGCTGCTCCAAAAGAAACCAACAAAGCGTCTTACGAAGATCAGAAAAAAGGAAAATCACTTCAAAACCGATTGAGTAAAGTTGAAAGCCAGATCAAACAATTAGAAAAAGACATTCAGCACGACGATAAAATGCTGGCTTCTAATTATGATAAACATATCGAAGATGCTTCATTCTTCACCGCATACAACAAAAAGAAAGCAGACCTTGATCAATTGCTTTTAGACTGGGAAATCATTCAGGAAGAGATTGATAATTTTAATGCTTAA
- a CDS encoding DUF983 domain-containing protein, with amino-acid sequence MLKKGSKLNSILTGSCPKCQNESMYSDKNPLHLTKVLKMNENCNHCGLKYQIEPSFFYGAMYVSYGLNVAVGIAAFIISFVFFRASIEQSFLAIVITLIVLFPFVLRLSRNLYINMFVSYDPKAGQK; translated from the coding sequence ATGTTAAAAAAAGGATCCAAACTAAATAGTATTTTAACAGGAAGTTGTCCAAAATGTCAAAATGAGAGCATGTATTCGGACAAAAATCCGCTTCATTTGACTAAAGTTCTCAAAATGAACGAAAATTGCAATCATTGTGGATTAAAATATCAAATCGAACCTTCGTTTTTTTATGGCGCAATGTATGTAAGTTATGGACTAAATGTTGCGGTCGGAATTGCAGCTTTTATTATTTCATTTGTTTTTTTTAGAGCTTCTATTGAACAATCGTTTTTAGCGATTGTTATTACTTTGATAGTTTTGTTTCCATTTGTTTTAAGACTTTCACGAAACTTGTACATTAATATGTTTGTTTCTTATGATCCTAAGGCCGGTCAGAAATAA
- a CDS encoding FAD-binding oxidoreductase: MLDYIIVGSGLAGISFAEIALKNNKSILMIDDKSQISSRVAGGLYNPVVLKRFSEVWKAQEQLVLMDDFYNEIEAKLKTQFNFKMPILRKFFSIEEQNNWFAASDKRNLAPFLSTKLISTKYRGIDSPYDYGEVLHTGYVDTALLLDTYKEYLLRNNLLLEESFDSSYIEFFDFGIQYKDIQARHIIFAEGFGLHKNPFFNYLPLDGTKGELFVIKAPDLNLDVIINTSVFILPMGNDLFKVGATYNWQDKTDLPTEEGKRELTDRIKEIIICDFEIVKHFGGVRPTVKDRRPLIGTHHEHKSLHILNGLGTRGVMLGPAMAKALYDNIESDIALDREIDIQRFHKRYLKTLISDRP; encoded by the coding sequence ATGTTAGATTATATAATTGTCGGATCTGGATTAGCAGGGATTTCTTTCGCTGAAATTGCCCTTAAAAACAACAAATCTATTTTAATGATAGATGATAAATCTCAGATATCATCCAGAGTTGCCGGAGGATTATATAATCCTGTTGTTTTAAAGCGTTTTAGCGAAGTTTGGAAAGCACAGGAACAATTAGTTCTAATGGATGATTTTTATAATGAGATAGAGGCTAAATTAAAAACTCAATTTAATTTTAAAATGCCAATTTTAAGAAAGTTTTTTTCTATTGAAGAACAGAACAATTGGTTTGCCGCATCAGATAAAAGGAACTTGGCTCCATTTTTATCTACAAAATTAATTTCCACAAAATATAGAGGTATTGATTCACCATATGATTATGGAGAAGTTTTGCATACTGGCTATGTCGATACGGCTTTATTATTGGATACTTATAAAGAATACTTGCTGAGGAATAATTTACTCTTAGAAGAGTCCTTTGATAGTTCTTATATCGAATTTTTTGATTTTGGAATTCAGTATAAAGATATTCAGGCCCGCCATATTATTTTTGCCGAAGGTTTTGGACTGCATAAAAATCCTTTCTTTAATTATTTACCCTTAGATGGCACAAAGGGTGAATTGTTTGTAATTAAGGCTCCGGACCTAAACTTAGATGTAATTATAAATACCAGTGTTTTTATTTTGCCGATGGGTAATGATTTATTCAAGGTAGGAGCAACTTATAATTGGCAGGACAAAACGGATTTACCTACCGAAGAGGGAAAACGGGAATTGACAGATCGAATTAAGGAGATTATTATCTGCGATTTTGAAATTGTAAAACATTTTGGAGGAGTTCGCCCTACTGTAAAAGACAGGAGACCTCTAATCGGTACGCATCATGAGCATAAATCACTTCACATCCTTAACGGATTAGGGACCCGGGGAGTAATGCTCGGTCCTGCAATGGCAAAAGCTTTATATGACAATATTGAAAGTGATATTGCTTTAGATCGTGAAATTGATATTCAACGATTTCATAAAAGATATTTAAAAACCCTTATTTCTGACCGGCCTTAG
- the gldN gene encoding gliding motility protein GldN, translating into MKVRNFLIAIVSIAGGFASNAQSNLLNAKTPDQIGLKTPAQLISDNDKPLAYGYVDDRDVLMGKTTWEIIDLNEKINFPLYFPVDTANIGSDRRSLYDVLTKAIKSGKVTEIYTDSYFNTKKSMKDIEGSLSRIDTTDAGRELINQYPDDYKTHVVKKKVVTGTGKKKVVTYVDETVGATRTVPSEYILKQDLTAQDVTQYKIKGYWYFDKRQSELKYRLLGICPVTPDVYTMNSDEKDYIELFWVFFPNAREALHEAKAFNDNNSALPISFDQILNSRRFNAVIYKEENLYGDREIKEYMKDNAQNQLLESERVKEKIRNFEQDMWNY; encoded by the coding sequence ATGAAAGTAAGAAATTTTTTAATAGCTATAGTTTCTATCGCAGGCGGTTTCGCTTCTAACGCGCAATCGAATTTGCTTAATGCAAAAACACCAGATCAGATAGGACTTAAGACTCCTGCACAACTTATCTCAGACAACGATAAGCCATTGGCTTATGGTTATGTAGATGATAGAGATGTCTTGATGGGAAAAACAACTTGGGAGATCATTGATTTGAATGAAAAGATCAACTTTCCATTATATTTTCCAGTAGATACAGCTAATATTGGTTCAGATAGACGTTCACTTTATGACGTTTTGACGAAAGCCATCAAAAGTGGTAAGGTAACTGAGATTTATACTGACAGTTATTTCAATACTAAAAAATCTATGAAGGACATCGAAGGATCATTATCTCGTATTGATACAACTGATGCTGGTAGAGAACTTATTAACCAATATCCGGATGACTACAAAACTCATGTTGTGAAGAAAAAAGTAGTTACTGGTACTGGTAAAAAGAAAGTTGTAACTTATGTTGACGAAACGGTTGGAGCTACAAGAACAGTTCCTTCAGAATATATTCTGAAACAAGATTTAACAGCTCAGGATGTTACACAATATAAAATTAAAGGATACTGGTATTTTGACAAACGTCAAAGTGAATTGAAATATCGTTTACTTGGAATTTGTCCAGTTACCCCTGACGTTTATACGATGAACAGTGATGAAAAAGATTATATTGAGTTATTTTGGGTTTTCTTCCCTAATGCGAGAGAAGCATTACATGAAGCAAAAGCTTTTAACGACAATAATTCAGCATTGCCAATTTCATTTGATCAGATCTTAAATTCAAGACGTTTTAATGCAGTAATCTACAAAGAAGAAAACTTGTACGGAGATCGTGAGATCAAAGAATACATGAAGGATAATGCACAAAATCAGTTGTTAGAATCTGAAAGAGTAAAAGAGAAGATTCGTAATTTCGAACAAGATATGTGGAACTACTAA
- the gldM gene encoding gliding motility protein GldM: MAGGKLTPRQKMINLMYLVFIAMLAMNMSKEVLSAFGLMNEKFESANTSSEQSNAGLLMSLDQKAAEAKGEFAIAAVTAHKVETTSKEFYAYIGSLKGDVLKGFESDKETGKLPYESMDKGDNIDNWFTGEGYTPKGNEIISKIEKYKADMRAALADKKYAAILAEVEKKFDVSDVKNKEGLKDKYLAYHFKGFPAVASLAKLSAWQNDVQKAESDVYSAALGKAAVAAASYSNYQAIVVLDKNAYFQGEKVTGKVVLGRYDENTKPTSFQGPGKIVNGQAVISLTAGGVGEQDINGQFTFLEDGKNIPLKFKGTYVVVPKPNSATISADKMNVVYRGVVNPISVSFAGVDANKIVASAPGLASAGKPGKYNMSPGSGTETTISVTGTLPNGDKVTDKKSFRIKGIPGPTGTIRGEMGVVKGPKSNLEIATIGAKLLDFDFEVGLDVVGFNLKIAGQPTVVVNGNRLNAQCKSVLSKAGRGDQVTISEIKTKLVGAGSYLLPRTAPVIYEIQ, from the coding sequence ATGGCAGGAGGAAAATTAACCCCTAGACAGAAGATGATTAACCTGATGTATCTGGTTTTCATCGCAATGTTAGCAATGAATATGTCCAAAGAAGTGTTATCTGCTTTTGGATTAATGAATGAAAAATTTGAAAGCGCTAACACATCTTCAGAACAATCAAATGCTGGATTATTGATGTCGTTAGACCAAAAAGCGGCTGAGGCAAAAGGAGAATTTGCTATTGCTGCAGTTACAGCTCATAAAGTTGAAACAACTTCTAAAGAATTTTATGCATACATCGGTTCATTAAAAGGTGATGTTTTAAAAGGTTTCGAATCTGATAAAGAAACAGGAAAATTACCTTACGAGTCTATGGACAAAGGTGATAATATTGACAACTGGTTTACTGGTGAAGGATATACTCCTAAAGGAAATGAAATCATCTCTAAGATTGAAAAATACAAAGCAGATATGAGAGCTGCTTTAGCAGACAAAAAATATGCTGCAATTTTAGCTGAGGTTGAAAAGAAATTTGATGTTTCTGATGTAAAAAACAAAGAAGGTTTAAAAGATAAGTATTTAGCATACCACTTTAAAGGTTTTCCTGCAGTTGCTTCATTAGCTAAACTTTCGGCTTGGCAGAATGACGTTCAAAAAGCAGAATCTGATGTTTATAGTGCTGCTTTAGGAAAAGCTGCGGTTGCTGCTGCTTCTTACAGTAATTATCAGGCAATCGTTGTTTTAGATAAAAATGCTTATTTCCAAGGTGAGAAAGTTACAGGTAAGGTAGTTTTAGGTCGTTATGATGAAAACACTAAGCCAACTTCATTCCAGGGTCCTGGAAAAATCGTTAACGGACAGGCTGTTATTTCATTAACTGCTGGTGGTGTTGGAGAACAGGATATCAATGGACAATTTACGTTCTTAGAGGATGGAAAAAACATTCCTTTGAAATTTAAAGGAACTTATGTTGTAGTACCAAAACCTAATTCAGCTACTATTTCTGCTGATAAAATGAATGTTGTTTATAGAGGTGTGGTTAACCCAATCTCTGTTTCATTCGCTGGTGTTGATGCTAACAAAATTGTTGCAAGTGCTCCAGGTCTGGCTTCTGCTGGAAAACCTGGTAAATATAACATGAGCCCGGGTTCAGGTACTGAAACTACAATTTCAGTTACAGGAACTTTACCAAACGGTGACAAAGTTACAGATAAGAAATCATTCAGAATTAAAGGTATTCCTGGGCCAACAGGTACAATTAGAGGTGAAATGGGTGTTGTTAAAGGACCTAAATCTAACTTAGAGATTGCTACTATTGGTGCTAAATTACTTGATTTTGATTTTGAAGTTGGTTTGGATGTTGTTGGATTTAACTTAAAAATTGCCGGGCAACCTACAGTTGTTGTTAACGGTAACAGATTAAATGCACAATGTAAATCAGTTCTTTCTAAAGCTGGAAGAGGAGATCAGGTTACTATTTCTGAAATTAAAACTAAACTTGTTGGAGCTGGTAGCTATTTATTGCCACGTACTGCTCCGGTAATTTACGAAATACAATAA